The genomic stretch ATAGTTGATAAAGATGGAAATATTAATTTTGTAAATAGGGCATTTTTGAACTTATTTAGCAAGAGAATAAGTGATACTATAGGAAAAAATGTACTTGAATTTTTTGAAGAAGCTAGATTTTGCGGCGAGATTAAACTTGATGAAATGATAGAATTGTCGAAAATGCGAGACTTAGAGAACCTAGAATTATTTATAGAAAATGATTTGTCTAAAAAAATATATTTTGAGGCAAATATCAAGAGGATTATTCAAAAGGGAGAATATGGCGGAGCGCAGATAGTATTAAAAGATGTTACAGAGAGGCGAGAAGCAGAGCACTATTTACACAAGAGAAATAGAGATTTAATGGTAATAAACAGAGTTGCAGGAAGAATAAATTCTACATTAGATGAGAGTGTATTGTATGAAAAATTAGCTAGTGATTTGATGAATATGCTTGAAATAAAGAGCTGTAGCATCAGAATTTTTAATGAAAATGAGCTACAATTAAAGGCGTTTAACTCTGAAATTGAGGGCTGGGATTTAAAAGATAAACTAAAGCCAAAGCACCCAGTATTTATGAGAGTCGTTGAAGAGGGAGACGTTGTCACTATAAAATACAGTGAAAAGCCAGAATACTTTAATTTATTTAGCGATCATAATCAGGGAATATTTGAAAAAAATGATATAAAAGAAATAGTATGTATTCCACTTAAGGATAGAAAAAAGATAAATGGAATGATCACTATAACGGGAAAACAAGATTTAGAAGATATTGCTGGAAACGTGATAGTAGCATTATCAGAGCAATTATCAACTATGATAGACAACATAAGATTGTATAGAATTCAAAAAGATCAGTATCTAAATACTATAAAGGCTTTAGTTGCAGCAGAAGAGGCAAAAGATAAATATACTGAAGGACACTCTATGAGGGTTGCTGCTTTTTCAGAAAAAATTGCTCAAAAAATGAATTTATCAGAATCTGAAGTAGAGGAGATAAAAGCTGCGGCGATACTCCATGATATCGGTAAGATTGGAATTAGTGATATAATATTAAATAAGACAGGAACTCTTACGGATTATGAGTATGAGGAGATAAAAAAACACCCAGAAATGGGACATAGAATTTTGAAATTTGTCGATTTCTCACAAACTGTACTAAACGGAGTTTTGTATCATCATAAGCGATTTGACTTGATGGGTTATCCTAGTCACGAAATAGATAAATTGCCAATAGAAGCCTCTATAATAGGAGTAGCCGATGCATTTGATGCGATGACTTCATCTAGATCATATAGGAAAGCAATGAGTGTCGAAGAAGCTGTTTTGGAAATTGGAAAGCATAAAAGTACACAATTTGACAAAAATGTGGTTGATATATTCTTGGATATAGTGGAAAATGAAAGAGGAAAGATTAAAGAAATTATGGAAGAAATATAGGTGGGAAAATGTCATATCAAGCGATTTATAGAAAATACAGACCAAAAAACTTTGAAGAAGTTGTTGGACAAAAGCACATCATTAAGATTCTAAAAAATCAAATAGCAAAAGACAATATCGCTCATGCATATCTTTTTTGTGGAACTAGAGGTACAGGAAAAACCTCTACTGCAAAGATATTTGCGCGTGCAGTTAATTGCGAAAATCCAATAGATGGGAATCCTTGCAATGAATGTGATGTTTGTAAGGGAATATTGGATCAATCTATAATGGATGTTGTTGAAATGGATGCAGCGTCAAACAATAGTGTTGAAGATATAAGGGATTTAAGAGAGAGGGTAAAGTATTTACCGTCAAAGGGAAAGAAGAAAGTATACATTATAGATGAGGTTCATATGCTCTCTAAGGGTGCATTTAATGCGTTTTTGAAAACATTAGAAGAGCCACCTAGTCACTTGGTGTTTATACTAGCAACGACTGAACCTGAAAAAATACCAGCTACAATACTTTCTAGATGTCAGAGATATGATTTTAAGAGAATTAGAACTGAAGATATGGTTGGTAATATGCAGAGTATAACTGATCAGATGGGTATAAATATAGAGAAGAGAGCACTTAGATTAATAGCTAATAATGCTGATGGAGCTATGCGAGATGCCCTCAGTATACTAGATCAATGTGTTGCATTTGCTCAAACTGGAGAAGAAATCACGTATGAGTATATGACAGAGATTTTGGGGCTTGTAAATCAAGACCTCATATTTGATCTAGTAGATGCAATGATAAATAAGGATTTAGTAAGTGTTTTAAATCAAGTTAACTATGTAGTTCAAAACGGAAAGGATATACACCAATTCATACGCGATTTAATGATGCATTTTAGAAATCTAATAATGATTCAATTGGAAACAGATTTACATGGTTTGCTAGAGAGTACAGAGGAAGCACAGGCTAGGTACAAATCACAGGGTGATAGAATGAATATGTTAGCGCTTACGAAATCTATAGAGGCTATAGCTAAAATAGAGCAAGATGCTAAATTTGCAGAACAACCACGAGTCATACTTGAGACAGGATTGATACAAATGGTTGAATTTTTGCTTAAAGACAGTAGAAGTGATTTAGAAGAGCGCATAAATGAATTAGAAGAAAAGCTCAAAGCTGGAGCTTTTGTTCAGCAAAATGTATCAGCTCAGCCTACAGTCCAAACTACAACTAGGAGAGATACAAGAGCTACTAATAGAGCAGAATCTAGAACGAAAACTGAAAGTAAGAATGTTCAAAGCGAACAAGCTCAAAGTGTTTATCAAGGTGAAAGAAGTGATGTTACACTTGATGAGGTGAAAAGATCATGGTCAGATATATTGCAGAAGATAAGAAAAGAAAATGTAAGTTTATTTGCATATCTTAGAGAGGGTTATCCGGCAGTTATCAATGGAAATACACTAAAGGTAGCATTTCAAGAAGACTTTGGTTTTCACAGAAGTGCTGTTGACCGCGAAAAAACTAGACAATATATTAATAATGTGATAAATTTGCATTTGAAAGCGAATTTTTTGATACAATTTGTAATGGAAGATCAATTGGGAATAATTCAAGAAGAAACGGTAGATCTAGTTGAAAAAGCCCAAGAGATTTTTGGAGAAGATTTAGTAGAAGAGATAAAATAGGAGGTATTTGATATGGCAAAAGGATTTAAACCTAAAATGGGTGGAAATATGGGTGGTATGATGAAACAAGTTCAGCAAATGCAGAAGAAAATGGCGCAGATGCAAGAGGAACTTGAAGAAAGAGAATTAACAGCTACAGCAGGTGGTGGAGCTGTTGAAGTCAGAGTAAATGGAAAAAAAGATGTATTGGGTATAAAAATTGATCCAGAAGTAGTGGATGCAGACGATGTAGAAATGTTAGAAGATTTAGTGTTAGCAGCAGTAAATCAAGC from Tissierellales bacterium encodes the following:
- a CDS encoding HD domain-containing protein gives rise to the protein MNNKKKFSRKLLVSMFITGLIPIFIFIVLTYSLIQKNILKEGIDVKYQDYVNQINRISSDYENKAVIIDSISRDYSLLKNWVHDISNYEIVDKYLKDQKDLAANFISIYMTMKNGDQFNSEFKVPEVDTRRRYWYMKAIDHGEIVWTDPYADIFTKEQVITIATPIKDDKGIAVGVLGADLEFEKTLRNLEQIKISEDATTYLFNEYWYPIGDGQNRRELSELYKLLKDEFEDDSSGYKIMDIDEKSIVAISELGFNGWKIVSIVKYKNLIEELLPLTLSYGLLIVLVIGLIAIVATRLSKMIIRPLEKLEYMTKQVSSGNYDEKVIIDTGDEFESLAKIFHNMMDEINESQNSLESKNQELKDMNDQLQDFNIELEASLEQLMATTSLLENSEEKYKTLMDNMYDIVFIVDKDGNINFVNRAFLNLFSKRISDTIGKNVLEFFEEARFCGEIKLDEMIELSKMRDLENLELFIENDLSKKIYFEANIKRIIQKGEYGGAQIVLKDVTERREAEHYLHKRNRDLMVINRVAGRINSTLDESVLYEKLASDLMNMLEIKSCSIRIFNENELQLKAFNSEIEGWDLKDKLKPKHPVFMRVVEEGDVVTIKYSEKPEYFNLFSDHNQGIFEKNDIKEIVCIPLKDRKKINGMITITGKQDLEDIAGNVIVALSEQLSTMIDNIRLYRIQKDQYLNTIKALVAAEEAKDKYTEGHSMRVAAFSEKIAQKMNLSESEVEEIKAAAILHDIGKIGISDIILNKTGTLTDYEYEEIKKHPEMGHRILKFVDFSQTVLNGVLYHHKRFDLMGYPSHEIDKLPIEASIIGVADAFDAMTSSRSYRKAMSVEEAVLEIGKHKSTQFDKNVVDIFLDIVENERGKIKEIMEEI
- the dnaX gene encoding DNA polymerase III subunit gamma/tau, which codes for MSYQAIYRKYRPKNFEEVVGQKHIIKILKNQIAKDNIAHAYLFCGTRGTGKTSTAKIFARAVNCENPIDGNPCNECDVCKGILDQSIMDVVEMDAASNNSVEDIRDLRERVKYLPSKGKKKVYIIDEVHMLSKGAFNAFLKTLEEPPSHLVFILATTEPEKIPATILSRCQRYDFKRIRTEDMVGNMQSITDQMGINIEKRALRLIANNADGAMRDALSILDQCVAFAQTGEEITYEYMTEILGLVNQDLIFDLVDAMINKDLVSVLNQVNYVVQNGKDIHQFIRDLMMHFRNLIMIQLETDLHGLLESTEEAQARYKSQGDRMNMLALTKSIEAIAKIEQDAKFAEQPRVILETGLIQMVEFLLKDSRSDLEERINELEEKLKAGAFVQQNVSAQPTVQTTTRRDTRATNRAESRTKTESKNVQSEQAQSVYQGERSDVTLDEVKRSWSDILQKIRKENVSLFAYLREGYPAVINGNTLKVAFQEDFGFHRSAVDREKTRQYINNVINLHLKANFLIQFVMEDQLGIIQEETVDLVEKAQEIFGEDLVEEIK
- a CDS encoding YbaB/EbfC family nucleoid-associated protein; this translates as MAKGFKPKMGGNMGGMMKQVQQMQKKMAQMQEELEERELTATAGGGAVEVRVNGKKDVLGIKIDPEVVDADDVEMLEDLVLAAVNQALREADEMVNSEMSKLTGGMNIPGLF